A part of Helicobacter fennelliae genomic DNA contains:
- a CDS encoding ABC-F family ATP-binding cassette domain-containing protein, translating into MLQTINLTKRYATKKLFENVNLSLDAHKRYGLIGANGAGKSTFLKILSGQYEPSSGEVVILNNARLGVLGQDQYAFEDLSLKDAVRIGNKRLYDALKRKEWLYENADLSNEAVNNELAELEIICAEEDPMYEQDVVIERILEELGFSAQTHENPMSSLTGGDKFKILLAQVLFPKPDILLLDEPTNNLDLHSISWLEENLKRHEGTLVVISHDRHFLNSVCTHILDMDFGSVREFSGNYDDWYIASTLIAKQQEMERNKKLKEKEELESFIARFSANASKARQATSRQKQLEKLNIESLAVSSRRDPSIVFKPNRTIGNEALECENISKSYGDLCVLNNVSLKILPGDKIAIIGANGVGKSTLCKILVEELAADSGVVKWGATTQRGYFPQNVSEEISGEESLYEWLRGFDKKKESGEIRNALGRMLFSGEEQEKPINALSGGEKHRMVLSKLMLEGGNFLVLDEPTNHLDLESIIALGEALYKFSGNVICVSHDRELIDAYANRIIELKADSSGGGAEIIDFRGSYEEYLESKGE; encoded by the coding sequence ATGCTACAAACCATAAACCTCACAAAGCGCTACGCTACAAAGAAGCTCTTTGAAAATGTGAATCTTAGCCTTGATGCGCATAAGCGCTATGGGCTTATTGGCGCAAATGGCGCGGGGAAATCCACATTTTTAAAAATCCTAAGTGGGCAGTATGAGCCAAGCAGCGGCGAAGTGGTGATACTAAACAACGCGCGCTTAGGCGTGCTAGGGCAAGATCAATACGCCTTTGAAGATCTAAGCCTCAAAGATGCCGTGCGCATTGGCAATAAGCGCCTTTATGATGCGCTCAAACGCAAAGAATGGCTGTATGAAAACGCGGACTTAAGCAATGAGGCGGTGAATAACGAGCTAGCCGAGCTTGAGATAATCTGCGCAGAAGAAGATCCTATGTATGAGCAAGATGTGGTGATAGAGCGCATATTAGAGGAGCTAGGATTTAGCGCTCAAACGCATGAAAATCCTATGAGCTCACTCACTGGCGGGGATAAGTTTAAGATCTTGCTTGCTCAAGTGCTCTTCCCAAAGCCTGATATTTTGCTCCTAGATGAGCCTACAAACAACCTTGACTTACACTCTATATCGTGGCTTGAAGAGAATCTCAAACGCCACGAAGGAACGCTTGTAGTCATCAGCCACGATAGACATTTTTTAAACAGCGTTTGCACGCATATTTTGGATATGGATTTTGGCTCTGTGCGGGAGTTTAGCGGGAATTATGATGATTGGTATATCGCCTCTACTTTGATAGCTAAACAGCAGGAAATGGAGCGAAACAAAAAGCTTAAAGAAAAAGAGGAGCTAGAATCCTTTATCGCGCGTTTTTCTGCTAATGCGAGCAAAGCCCGCCAAGCCACAAGCCGCCAAAAGCAGCTTGAAAAGCTCAATATTGAATCCTTAGCGGTTAGCTCTAGGCGAGATCCTAGCATAGTCTTTAAGCCCAATCGCACCATTGGCAACGAAGCCTTGGAGTGTGAAAATATCTCAAAAAGCTATGGGGATCTCTGCGTACTAAACAATGTGAGTTTGAAAATTTTGCCCGGGGATAAAATCGCTATCATCGGTGCAAATGGCGTGGGCAAAAGCACTTTGTGTAAGATTTTAGTTGAAGAGTTAGCTGCAGATTCTGGGGTTGTCAAATGGGGGGCGACAACGCAAAGGGGCTACTTCCCACAAAATGTAAGTGAAGAGATAAGCGGGGAAGAAAGCCTGTATGAGTGGCTAAGGGGCTTTGATAAGAAAAAAGAGAGTGGCGAGATACGCAATGCACTAGGGCGAATGCTCTTTAGCGGCGAAGAGCAAGAAAAGCCCATAAACGCCCTAAGCGGTGGGGAAAAGCACAGAATGGTGCTAAGTAAGCTTATGCTAGAAGGGGGGAATTTTTTGGTGCTTGATGAGCCTACAAACCACCTTGATTTAGAATCTATTATCGCGCTTGGCGAGGCGTTGTATAAATTTAGTGGAAATGTGATTTGTGTCAGCCACGATAGGGAGCTGATTGATGCTTATGCCAATAGAATCATTGAGCTAAAAGCGGATTCTAGCGGCGGTGGAGCAGAAATCATAGACTTCCGCGGGAGTTATGAAGAGTATTTGGAATCTAAAGGGGAATGA
- a CDS encoding LutC/YkgG family protein, producing MSSKHSILKNVQHALNKNTITKAEAHYEQPYSNQQSDLIQQYKTLQEANRAKVYDVADLDSSLAEVFRDLDSQRILWTQNLPCQKIDGFDYLDYDKSVEELREELFDTDTSIIEAICGVANLGIVGLRSDVRSPRLASLITPRCVILLHKNNIVSSIYDGIQKLKDTQDKALPTNMIFVAGPSRTADIELQTVFGVHGPQAVSVVLFG from the coding sequence ATGAGTAGCAAACATTCAATACTAAAAAATGTGCAACACGCATTGAATAAAAATACAATCACAAAAGCCGAAGCACATTACGAGCAACCTTACTCTAATCAGCAAAGCGATCTTATCCAACAATACAAAACCCTGCAAGAAGCCAATAGAGCGAAGGTGTATGATGTGGCGGATTTAGATTCTAGCCTTGCGGAAGTGTTTAGGGATTTGGATTCTCAAAGGATTCTTTGGACGCAGAATCTTCCTTGTCAAAAAATTGATGGCTTTGATTATCTTGATTATGACAAAAGTGTAGAGGAGCTAAGAGAAGAGCTTTTTGACACAGATACAAGCATTATTGAAGCAATTTGTGGGGTGGCAAATTTAGGCATTGTAGGGCTTCGATCAGATGTGCGCTCACCACGGCTCGCTTCACTTATCACTCCAAGATGTGTGATTTTGCTACACAAAAATAATATCGTCTCAAGCATTTATGACGGAATCCAAAAGCTCAAAGACACGCAGGATAAAGCATTGCCGACTAATATGATTTTTGTGGCTGGACCTTCTCGGACTGCAGATATTGAGCTTCAGACCGTTTTTGGCGTGCATGGACCGCAAGCTGTTAGCGTTGTGCTATTTGGATAA
- a CDS encoding ATP-grasp fold amidoligase family protein, which translates to MPIDDIQDKLFETNTCEFLPKIYGIYKNVEEIDFTHLPQSFVLKTNHDCGGVVLVQDKDEFLNNKKVFQESMDKLKKHLNTNYYTKTREWHYDNIEPRVFVEEMLCEVKGGKWKVPENYRLFCFRENIFIQIDDANYSNTHKRWFYDDKWNFQVFSYNMPVRTDEIPKPATLEGMINIAKYLSNSIDFVRVDLYTIGTKIIAGELTLTPVGGTGKFTPKIWDKKLGDLWKIKA; encoded by the coding sequence ATGCCTATTGATGATATACAAGACAAACTCTTTGAGACAAATACTTGTGAGTTTTTGCCAAAGATTTATGGAATCTATAAGAATGTAGAAGAGATTGATTTTACACATCTTCCACAAAGCTTTGTTTTAAAAACAAATCATGATTGTGGAGGAGTAGTCTTAGTGCAAGATAAAGATGAGTTTTTAAATAATAAAAAAGTATTTCAAGAATCTATGGATAAATTAAAAAAACATTTAAATACAAATTATTATACAAAGACTAGAGAGTGGCATTATGATAATATAGAGCCTAGAGTATTTGTGGAGGAGATGCTTTGTGAAGTGAAAGGTGGAAAATGGAAAGTGCCAGAGAATTATCGATTATTTTGCTTTAGAGAAAATATATTTATACAAATTGATGATGCTAATTATTCAAATACCCATAAACGATGGTTTTATGATGACAAATGGAATTTTCAAGTCTTTAGCTACAATATGCCTGTTCGCACAGATGAGATACCAAAGCCAGCGACTCTTGAGGGTATGATAAATATTGCAAAATACCTATCAAATTCCATTGATTTTGTGCGTGTTGATTTATATACGATAGGCACAAAAATTATAGCAGGAGAACTAACCCTTACACCTGTGGGTGGAACGGGTAAATTTACTCCTAAAATTTGGGATAAAAAACTCGGTGATTTATGGAAGATTAAAGCCTAG
- the ccoG gene encoding cytochrome c oxidase accessory protein CcoG has product MEETTQTTEKTLGENTQSKSKMPYRKRRYVIYSLITAFALILPFISIHGNQIFLLSFDRGELHLLGVVFSVQELYLMPFLLILLFVGIFFMTSLGGRVWCGWSCPQTIFRVIYRDGIETKLLGLRKRISDKQKKPDYALFSNKLKKIIAMALFSVIALVAAADFLFLFVRPNDFFTYIADPLNHKILLGFWLSIALFLVADVTLIAENFCVYICPYCRVQSVLYDNDTIMAIYDNKRGGAVYAPNGIKNALAPKKQNPENECTNCVQCVKVCPTHIDIRKGMQLECINCLECVDACTSVMAHYNRPSLVQWSSPNSITTHSKIKYFRLKTIAYMVFLSIIFIFAILVGSKKEPMLLNIDRDAQLYEIRKTSGSVDNYYTFLFQNTDSKTHKYYFELINNDTLEILEPLEPISVMPGKKIKKVVTLRSKNPANNATQSGVTKQNLIIKAYAVDDEKIFVERKTFFAYPPLHELQK; this is encoded by the coding sequence ATGGAAGAAACAACGCAAACAACAGAAAAGACATTAGGAGAAAATACACAAAGCAAATCCAAAATGCCTTATCGCAAAAGACGATATGTGATATATTCGCTCATTACGGCTTTTGCTTTGATTTTGCCATTTATTTCAATCCATGGCAATCAGATTTTTTTGCTCTCTTTTGATCGCGGAGAGCTTCATTTGCTTGGGGTTGTGTTTAGTGTTCAAGAGCTGTATTTAATGCCATTTTTGTTGATTCTACTTTTTGTTGGGATTTTTTTTATGACAAGTCTTGGCGGGAGAGTGTGGTGTGGCTGGAGTTGCCCACAGACTATTTTTCGTGTGATTTATCGAGATGGCATAGAGACAAAGCTTTTGGGGCTTCGCAAACGTATTTCTGATAAACAAAAAAAGCCTGATTATGCGCTGTTTTCTAACAAACTCAAAAAAATCATCGCAATGGCTTTGTTTTCTGTGATTGCATTAGTAGCAGCAGCGGATTTTTTGTTTCTTTTTGTAAGGCCTAATGATTTTTTCACTTATATCGCCGATCCGCTCAATCATAAGATTCTGCTTGGATTCTGGCTTAGTATCGCGCTATTTTTGGTCGCTGATGTTACGCTGATTGCTGAAAATTTCTGTGTGTATATTTGTCCTTATTGCAGGGTGCAATCAGTGCTGTATGATAATGATACGATTATGGCGATTTATGACAATAAAAGAGGTGGCGCGGTGTATGCGCCAAATGGAATCAAAAATGCCCTTGCGCCCAAAAAGCAGAATCCAGAAAATGAATGCACAAACTGCGTGCAATGCGTAAAAGTCTGCCCTACACACATTGATATACGCAAAGGTATGCAGCTTGAGTGTATTAACTGCTTAGAATGCGTTGATGCCTGCACGAGCGTAATGGCGCATTATAATCGTCCATCTTTGGTGCAATGGAGCTCGCCAAATTCTATAACGACACATTCAAAAATCAAATATTTCAGACTCAAAACTATCGCTTATATGGTGTTTTTAAGCATTATTTTTATTTTTGCGATTCTTGTCGGAAGCAAAAAAGAGCCAATGCTACTTAATATCGATAGAGACGCGCAACTCTATGAGATCCGCAAAACAAGCGGTTCAGTGGATAATTATTATACATTTTTGTTTCAAAATACAGATTCTAAGACGCATAAATATTATTTTGAGCTTATCAATAATGACACGCTTGAAATCCTTGAGCCTTTGGAGCCCATCTCAGTTATGCCGGGCAAAAAAATCAAAAAAGTCGTTACCTTGCGCTCCAAAAATCCAGCAAATAATGCCACTCAAAGCGGAGTTACAAAACAGAATCTCATCATTAAAGCCTATGCTGTTGATGATGAAAAGATTTTTGTCGAGCGCAAGACATTTTTTGCTTATCCGCCATTGCATGAGCTTCAAAAATAG
- a CDS encoding Ppx/GppA phosphatase family protein, producing MSKITAVIDIGSNSARMAIFEKTSRYGFHLIYEVKSKVRISEGCYENGGYLQEIPMRRAIMALRDFRLIAKKYAARKLLCVATSAIRDAPNKMEFLRMARKQSGIDIKVIDGAKEAWYGGIACANLSHNKNGITIDIGGGSTECAIIKDGRVYDLISLKLGTIRLKELFFDHHKGLEAAKEFIKNELKKLPKHFVHDNVFGIGGTIRAIAKINSKQTKYPIKTIHGYEILVKECKNFIQMIYKTKEERLEEIGVPVDRRDNIRSGALIFWLLLEHFGAKKITASGVGVREGVFLADMLRGQNFRFPNGIYPSLIALKDRCKAHQKYLKNISKQSLLLFDVLKPAHNLDYTCRFYLNVVSQLCDIGVFLNFYGKNDHGAYFLLHGLDYGFSHTDRAIVCLLVEYINKRIPKDETIVSISDIMPPIQTLQWLSYVISLAYALAVTNESKIRYVYFDKTLQIHTDTPLYLSKELTQNLTSPTKINLEFVN from the coding sequence ATGTCAAAAATTACTGCTGTAATTGATATTGGCTCAAATTCCGCGAGAATGGCTATTTTTGAGAAAACAAGTCGCTATGGATTCCACTTGATTTATGAGGTAAAATCTAAAGTTCGCATTTCGGAGGGTTGCTATGAAAATGGCGGGTATCTTCAAGAGATTCCGATGCGGCGCGCTATAATGGCGTTGAGGGATTTTAGGCTTATCGCCAAAAAATATGCTGCTAGAAAACTGCTTTGTGTGGCGACTTCAGCCATTCGTGATGCGCCAAACAAAATGGAATTCTTGAGAATGGCGCGCAAACAAAGTGGCATTGACATCAAAGTCATCGACGGAGCGAAAGAAGCGTGGTATGGTGGCATAGCATGCGCAAATCTCTCTCACAACAAAAATGGAATCACCATTGATATTGGCGGAGGAAGCACAGAATGCGCGATCATAAAAGATGGCAGAGTGTATGATCTCATCTCGCTAAAGCTAGGGACTATACGACTCAAAGAGTTATTTTTTGATCATCATAAAGGCTTAGAGGCTGCAAAAGAATTTATCAAAAATGAGTTGAAAAAATTACCTAAACATTTCGTGCATGACAATGTATTTGGGATTGGCGGGACTATTCGTGCGATTGCTAAAATCAATAGCAAACAAACCAAATATCCGATAAAAACGATACATGGCTATGAGATTCTTGTCAAAGAGTGCAAAAACTTTATCCAAATGATTTATAAGACAAAAGAAGAAAGGTTAGAGGAAATCGGCGTGCCTGTGGATAGGCGAGATAATATCAGAAGTGGGGCGTTGATTTTTTGGCTGCTTTTAGAGCATTTTGGCGCCAAAAAAATAACCGCAAGTGGCGTGGGTGTGCGCGAGGGAGTGTTTTTGGCAGATATGTTGCGTGGGCAGAATTTTAGATTTCCAAATGGAATCTACCCTTCACTTATAGCCCTCAAAGATCGATGCAAGGCTCATCAAAAATATCTCAAAAATATCTCAAAGCAATCATTACTACTCTTTGATGTGCTAAAGCCTGCTCATAATCTTGATTACACATGTAGATTCTACTTAAATGTCGTTTCTCAACTTTGTGATATAGGGGTGTTTTTGAATTTTTATGGCAAAAACGATCATGGGGCGTATTTTTTGCTTCATGGCTTGGATTATGGATTCTCGCATACAGATAGGGCTATTGTGTGTTTGCTTGTCGAATATATCAACAAAAGGATTCCCAAAGATGAAACCATAGTCAGTATAAGCGACATTATGCCGCCTATTCAGACATTGCAGTGGCTAAGTTATGTTATTTCGTTGGCGTATGCGCTTGCGGTTACAAATGAGAGTAAAATCCGCTATGTGTATTTTGATAAAACGCTTCAAATCCACACAGACACGCCACTTTATCTCTCCAAAGAACTCACACAGAATCTCACTTCACCTACAAAAATTAATTTGGAGTTTGTGAATTGA
- a CDS encoding (Fe-S)-binding protein, with protein MRVYFFATCMGAGVFADTCLNAMKLLQNAGAEIIYKKDQTCCGQPSFNSGYYDETRKIALYNMSLFEKDYPIVLPSGSCAGMMKHDYIELFADTPDEVRAREFASRIYEVSEFLVGKLQVRYTDTGEHTKITWHSNCHALRVAKCIPHAKTLLRQLKNVELIELEREEECCGFGGTFSIKEPEISNAMVSEKILDIQNQKVEYLIAGDAGCLLNISGAMKKQGVAIKAMHLYDFLTQRIGA; from the coding sequence ATGCGAGTTTATTTTTTTGCTACTTGTATGGGCGCAGGTGTGTTTGCAGATACCTGCCTCAATGCTATGAAATTATTACAAAATGCAGGAGCGGAGATCATCTACAAAAAAGATCAGACATGTTGCGGACAGCCAAGCTTTAACTCTGGGTATTATGATGAGACAAGAAAAATCGCGCTCTATAATATGAGTCTTTTTGAAAAAGATTATCCTATCGTGCTTCCTAGCGGGAGTTGTGCGGGAATGATGAAGCATGATTATATAGAGCTTTTTGCAGATACGCCAGATGAAGTAAGAGCTAGGGAATTTGCAAGCAGAATCTATGAAGTGAGTGAATTTTTGGTCGGTAAGCTTCAGGTGCGCTACACTGACACAGGAGAGCATACCAAAATCACTTGGCATAGTAATTGCCACGCATTGCGCGTAGCAAAGTGCATCCCTCATGCAAAAACATTGCTAAGACAGCTTAAAAATGTCGAGCTTATAGAATTAGAGCGTGAAGAGGAGTGTTGCGGGTTTGGAGGGACTTTTAGCATAAAAGAGCCAGAGATTTCAAACGCAATGGTAAGCGAAAAAATCCTTGACATACAAAATCAAAAAGTTGAGTATCTTATCGCAGGAGATGCGGGCTGTTTGCTTAATATCTCAGGAGCTATGAAAAAGCAGGGCGTTGCGATCAAAGCTATGCATTTGTATGATTTTTTGACACAAAGAATAGGAGCATAA
- a CDS encoding YfhL family 4Fe-4S dicluster ferredoxin, with protein sequence MSLMINDECIACDACLEECPNGAIMEGDPIYQIDPDFCTECVGYYDEPSCVSVCPKDAIVPDPDNAETLEELKYKFEHLSKGE encoded by the coding sequence ATGAGTTTAATGATCAATGATGAGTGTATCGCCTGTGATGCTTGCCTTGAGGAGTGTCCAAATGGCGCGATTATGGAGGGAGATCCTATTTATCAAATAGATCCGGATTTTTGCACAGAATGTGTCGGGTATTATGATGAGCCAAGTTGTGTGAGTGTGTGTCCAAAAGATGCCATTGTGCCTGATCCAGACAATGCAGAGACGCTTGAGGAGTTGAAGTATAAATTTGAGCATTTAAGCAAGGGAGAGTAA
- the recG gene encoding ATP-dependent DNA helicase RecG, with protein MIEQTQKEKKLKALGFSHLLEFVICAPSDYVNTLPMASLQDSTEGVLEVEILRTNAYPNVFKVQGRILDFDEYIELVFFHPKAFHKKLFPIGQNLFIHGKLSAKFGQYTMIQPKVIKHKGSIVPVFKSIKYKSNTIKEALDQLITKEGLSAYGLDSRVIEDIVEIFHPNLAFFDAYTKHNGFFGKYLYALKYVEVFYHFLSLQGKKTTFQAKFQCGGDYKAFINSLPFALTNAQNRVIAQIANDLSSQKAARRLVMGDVGCGKTIIILASVMIAYPKKSILMAPTTILAKQLYEQAKLYLPKQIQIALITSDSKDELSGLFGRHIDFIIGTQALLYREIDGEDLALVMSDEQHRFGTKQRFYLESLATQYNAKTPQKPHILQFSATPIPRTMAMLESNLIDVSIIDEMPFMKDISTQIISKPDFKELLAHIKNEIAKNHQIAIIYPLVEESQVIEYLSLEEGALFWQKHFERVYVTSGQDKQKEQIMQEFADNGNILLATTLIEVGISLPKLSTIIIIAPERLGLATLHQLRGRVSRNGLKGYCFLYTHNPDSKRLADFATHSSGFDIAEIDLKYRKGGDILGGKRQSGQEWKWVDLSQDVEIFNKVKSDIAKIKESASQPESKTQNV; from the coding sequence ATGATAGAGCAAACCCAAAAAGAAAAAAAGCTTAAAGCGCTAGGGTTTTCTCATCTGTTGGAATTTGTGATTTGTGCGCCAAGTGATTATGTCAATACTTTGCCAATGGCAAGTTTGCAAGATAGCACAGAAGGCGTGCTTGAGGTTGAAATATTACGCACAAATGCCTATCCAAATGTATTTAAAGTGCAGGGCAGAATCTTAGATTTTGATGAGTATATCGAGCTTGTTTTTTTTCACCCAAAAGCCTTTCACAAAAAGCTTTTTCCAATCGGGCAGAATCTATTTATCCATGGTAAGCTGAGTGCAAAATTTGGGCAATACACAATGATCCAGCCAAAAGTGATAAAGCATAAAGGCTCTATTGTGCCTGTTTTTAAATCAATCAAATACAAATCAAACACTATCAAAGAGGCTTTAGATCAGCTCATAACAAAAGAAGGATTAAGCGCGTATGGTTTAGATTCTAGAGTGATTGAAGATATTGTAGAGATTTTTCACCCAAATCTTGCGTTTTTTGACGCATACACAAAGCATAATGGATTTTTTGGAAAATACCTCTACGCGCTTAAATATGTCGAAGTTTTTTATCATTTTTTATCACTCCAAGGCAAAAAAACAACCTTTCAAGCCAAATTTCAATGTGGGGGTGATTATAAGGCTTTCATCAATTCTCTTCCATTTGCGCTGACAAACGCACAAAATAGAGTCATCGCACAGATTGCAAACGATCTCTCAAGCCAAAAAGCAGCAAGGCGACTTGTAATGGGCGATGTGGGCTGTGGTAAAACAATCATAATCTTAGCAAGTGTGATGATAGCCTATCCCAAAAAATCAATCCTTATGGCACCTACGACAATCCTTGCTAAACAGCTATATGAGCAAGCTAAGCTATATTTGCCAAAGCAAATCCAAATAGCACTCATCACTTCAGATTCTAAAGATGAGCTAAGCGGGCTTTTTGGAAGACATATTGATTTTATCATCGGCACTCAAGCGTTGTTATACAGGGAGATTGATGGGGAGGATTTGGCACTTGTGATGAGTGATGAGCAGCATAGATTTGGCACAAAGCAGAGATTCTATCTTGAAAGCCTTGCTACACAATACAATGCCAAAACGCCTCAAAAACCCCATATTTTGCAATTTTCAGCAACGCCGATTCCGCGCACTATGGCTATGCTAGAATCTAATTTGATTGATGTAAGCATTATTGATGAAATGCCATTTATGAAAGACATTAGCACGCAAATCATCTCAAAGCCTGATTTTAAGGAGCTTTTAGCGCATATCAAAAACGAAATAGCAAAAAATCACCAAATAGCAATTATTTATCCGCTAGTTGAAGAGAGTCAAGTTATTGAGTATCTCTCGCTTGAAGAAGGGGCTTTGTTTTGGCAGAAGCATTTTGAGCGCGTGTATGTAACTTCAGGGCAGGATAAGCAAAAAGAACAAATTATGCAAGAGTTTGCAGATAATGGCAATATTTTGCTTGCGACAACGCTTATTGAAGTGGGAATCTCTTTACCAAAGCTCTCAACAATCATCATCATAGCCCCAGAGCGACTCGGCTTAGCGACACTTCATCAGTTGCGCGGGCGCGTAAGTCGTAATGGATTAAAGGGGTATTGTTTCTTATATACACATAATCCAGATTCTAAGCGGTTGGCTGATTTTGCGACACATTCAAGTGGGTTTGATATAGCAGAAATCGATCTCAAATACCGCAAAGGCGGAGATATATTAGGAGGCAAGCGTCAAAGCGGGCAGGAGTGGAAATGGGTAGATCTTAGCCAAGATGTAGAGATTTTTAACAAAGTCAAAAGTGATATAGCAAAGATAAAAGAATCCGCAAGCCAACCAGAATCTAAAACTCAAAATGTATAA
- a CDS encoding LutB/LldF family L-lactate oxidation iron-sulfur protein, whose translation MSDIQAHSNQTHSNYEEEVLQKLSDEQLRKNLKSCMTTLKTNRKNLITTRFTDWEGLRKKGRNVKLKALSQLDYLLEEFEKNATANGIKIHWASSPDDANEIIYNLAKQKNITKILKGKSMASEEIHLNAYLKKKGVEAVETDLGELIIQLIDEPPVHIVAPAIHKNRYQIGEIFKNKLNAPLESEPEKLNNIARVHLRKEFKDFKMGLSGVNFAIAKEGAVWLIENEGNGRMSTTACDVHVAICGIEKIVESFEDASILVSLLAPSAVGAPITAYNNIISSPRKEGEKDGPKEVHIIMLDNHRSNILADSKFYRALSCIRCGTCLNHCPVYDKIGGHAYLSTYPGPIGEVISPQLFGLKQYGYMVNLCSLCGRCSEVCPVQIPLAELIRDLRSEKAKEGRGLVYASEHITPNKKEQQAMKYFSMVATSPKQWRFALKFVHYFGNVGKVFAPLIPGLKQWSKYRDLPTINGNLDSKVKQLQGVIYE comes from the coding sequence ATGAGCGATATTCAAGCACATTCTAACCAAACACATTCCAATTATGAGGAAGAGGTATTACAAAAGCTAAGCGATGAGCAATTGCGCAAAAATCTCAAAAGCTGTATGACTACGCTTAAGACAAATCGCAAAAATCTTATCACGACAAGATTTACTGATTGGGAAGGGTTACGTAAAAAGGGCAGAAATGTAAAGCTCAAAGCCCTCTCTCAGCTTGATTATTTGCTTGAAGAGTTTGAAAAAAACGCCACTGCAAATGGTATCAAAATCCATTGGGCGAGCTCGCCAGATGACGCAAATGAAATCATTTACAATCTTGCTAAGCAAAAAAATATCACTAAGATTCTCAAAGGCAAATCAATGGCAAGCGAAGAGATCCACCTCAATGCCTACCTTAAGAAAAAGGGCGTAGAAGCGGTTGAGACAGATTTAGGTGAGCTTATTATCCAACTCATTGATGAGCCACCTGTGCATATTGTCGCACCTGCGATTCACAAAAACCGCTATCAAATCGGCGAGATATTCAAAAACAAGCTCAACGCTCCACTAGAATCCGAGCCAGAAAAGCTCAATAATATCGCAAGAGTGCATTTACGCAAAGAGTTCAAAGATTTTAAAATGGGGCTAAGCGGGGTGAATTTTGCAATCGCCAAAGAGGGCGCAGTTTGGCTCATAGAAAACGAAGGCAATGGCAGAATGAGCACCACAGCTTGCGATGTGCATGTCGCTATTTGTGGTATAGAAAAAATCGTTGAAAGTTTTGAGGATGCGAGTATATTAGTTAGCTTGCTTGCTCCATCAGCTGTGGGTGCGCCTATCACTGCGTATAATAACATCATCTCTTCACCTAGAAAAGAGGGCGAAAAAGACGGACCAAAAGAAGTGCATATCATTATGCTTGATAACCATAGATCAAATATTTTGGCAGATTCTAAATTTTACCGTGCACTAAGCTGTATCCGCTGTGGCACTTGCCTCAATCACTGCCCTGTGTATGACAAAATCGGCGGGCATGCCTACCTTAGCACATATCCCGGACCAATAGGCGAAGTCATCTCACCACAACTTTTTGGGCTCAAGCAGTATGGCTATATGGTAAATCTATGCTCGCTTTGTGGAAGATGTAGCGAGGTATGCCCGGTGCAGATTCCGCTTGCAGAGCTGATACGAGATCTTAGAAGTGAGAAAGCCAAAGAAGGTAGAGGCTTGGTGTATGCCTCTGAGCACATCACCCCAAACAAAAAAGAACAACAAGCAATGAAATACTTTAGTATGGTCGCTACAAGCCCAAAACAATGGAGATTTGCATTAAAATTCGTGCATTATTTTGGCAATGTAGGCAAGGTTTTTGCGCCTCTTATTCCCGGACTTAAGCAATGGAGCAAATACAGAGATTTACCCACAATCAATGGTAATTTAGATTCTAAAGTCAAGCAATTACAAGGAGTGATTTATGAGTAG
- a CDS encoding peroxiredoxin gives MLKPNDKAPDFALPNNDGAEISLKDFGRKTLIVYFYPKDNTPGCTLEASDFSALLDEFIKKNAVVIGISPDSPKSHQNFIQKHNLKHILLSDPDKKVASLYGAFGKKMMYGKEVMGIIRSTFVIQNGIILHAFYNVRAKAHAQFILDLL, from the coding sequence ATGCTAAAGCCTAATGATAAAGCGCCAGATTTTGCACTTCCAAATAATGATGGAGCGGAGATAAGCCTCAAAGATTTTGGACGCAAAACACTTATTGTGTATTTTTATCCCAAAGACAATACGCCGGGCTGCACCTTGGAGGCGAGCGATTTTAGTGCGTTGCTTGATGAATTTATCAAAAAAAATGCTGTCGTGATAGGTATCAGTCCAGATAGCCCAAAATCTCATCAAAACTTTATCCAAAAGCACAATCTCAAGCATATTTTGCTTAGCGATCCTGACAAAAAAGTGGCAAGTTTGTATGGTGCGTTTGGCAAAAAGATGATGTATGGCAAGGAGGTTATGGGGATTATCCGATCAACTTTTGTGATACAAAATGGAATCATTTTGCATGCTTTTTATAATGTTAGAGCCAAAGCCCACGCACAGTTTATACTTGATTTGCTTTAG